The proteins below are encoded in one region of Pseudomonas sp. SCB32:
- a CDS encoding PleD family two-component system response regulator, with product MNELDDPPLDRLKHHFAQRVILQARHLLEVWQRLSRSEWSSAGMAELAEACLRLQRYAERFEQAEHAQLARAVDQCLRAVQDNRGRLSSGLISELNGLMQRLSRTGLRHGDQYEQTSLPPLRKPVYLALQDQDRAERLSQQLEFFGMAAQICESANAFRAAMAERHPAAIVMEIDFAGIGHGLRLADESQAGLRQKLPVLFFSHEETDTPTRLAAARAGGQDFFTGALDASAVLEKIETLSRVAHYEPFRVLIVDDSRAQAAHTERVLNNAGIVTRALTVPLSVMAELAEFQPDLIILDMYMPECLGTELAKVIRQHERHVSVPIIYLSAEDDLDKQLDAMSEGGDDFLTKPIKPRHLIATVRNRAARARSLQARMVRDSLTGLYNHTHTLQLLDDARFRARREGRPLTFAMLDIDHFKRVNDTFGHPMGDRVIKSLALFLKQRLRKTDHIGRYGGEEFAVVLPDTDAVSARRVLEEIRQRFAEIHYPAQPGDLTCTFSCGIAELGEEMDIKTLAKQADEALYRAKHGGRNRVEVFG from the coding sequence ATGAACGAGCTCGACGATCCGCCTCTCGACCGCCTCAAGCATCACTTCGCCCAGCGGGTGATCCTCCAGGCCCGCCACCTGCTTGAAGTCTGGCAGCGCCTGTCACGCTCGGAGTGGAGCAGCGCCGGGATGGCCGAGCTGGCCGAGGCGTGCCTGCGCCTGCAGCGCTACGCCGAGCGATTCGAGCAGGCCGAGCACGCCCAGCTGGCCAGGGCCGTCGACCAGTGCCTGCGTGCGGTGCAGGACAATCGTGGACGCCTTTCCAGCGGGTTGATCAGCGAACTCAACGGCTTGATGCAGCGCCTGTCGCGCACCGGCCTGCGCCACGGCGATCAGTACGAGCAGACCAGCCTGCCGCCACTGCGCAAGCCGGTCTACCTGGCCCTCCAGGACCAGGACCGCGCCGAGCGCCTGTCCCAGCAGCTGGAATTCTTCGGCATGGCCGCGCAGATCTGTGAAAGCGCCAACGCCTTCCGTGCTGCCATGGCGGAGCGACACCCGGCGGCCATTGTGATGGAGATCGACTTCGCCGGCATCGGCCACGGCCTGAGGCTGGCCGACGAGTCCCAGGCCGGGCTCAGGCAAAAACTGCCGGTGCTGTTCTTCAGCCACGAGGAAACCGATACCCCGACCCGCCTGGCCGCCGCCCGCGCCGGCGGCCAGGACTTCTTCACCGGCGCGCTGGACGCCTCCGCCGTATTGGAGAAAATCGAGACCCTGAGCCGCGTAGCGCACTACGAGCCGTTCCGCGTGCTCATCGTCGATGACTCGCGGGCCCAGGCCGCGCACACCGAGCGGGTCCTCAACAACGCCGGCATCGTCACCCGCGCACTCACCGTGCCGCTGTCGGTGATGGCCGAGCTCGCCGAGTTCCAGCCTGACCTGATCATCCTCGACATGTACATGCCCGAATGCCTGGGCACGGAGCTGGCCAAGGTGATCCGCCAGCACGAGCGCCATGTCAGCGTGCCGATCATCTACCTGTCCGCCGAGGACGACCTGGACAAGCAGCTCGACGCCATGAGCGAAGGCGGCGACGACTTCCTCACCAAGCCGATCAAGCCACGCCACCTGATCGCCACCGTGCGCAACCGCGCCGCCCGCGCGCGCAGCTTGCAGGCGCGGATGGTGCGCGACAGCCTGACCGGCCTGTACAACCACACCCATACCCTGCAATTGCTTGACGACGCGCGCTTCCGTGCGCGCCGCGAGGGCCGGCCGCTGACCTTCGCGATGCTCGACATCGACCACTTCAAGCGGGTCAACGACACCTTCGGCCATCCCATGGGCGACCGGGTGATCAAGAGCCTGGCGCTGTTCCTCAAGCAGCGACTGCGCAAGACTGACCACATCGGCCGCTACGGCGGCGAGGAGTTCGCCGTGGTGCTGCCCGACACCGATGCGGTCTCGGCGCGCAGGGTGCTGGAGGAAATCCGCCAGCGCTTCGCCGAGATCCACTACCCCGCGCAACCCGGCGACCTGACCTGCACCTTCAGCTGCGGCATCGCCGAGCTGGGCGAGGAGATGGACATCAAGACCCTCGCCAAGCAGGCCGACGAGGCGCTGTACCGCGCCAAGCACGGCGGCCGCAACCGGGTGGAAGTATTCGGCTGA